A section of the Enterococcus montenegrensis genome encodes:
- a CDS encoding MATE family efflux transporter — MKDLTKGTPAKLIFMFTIPLFVGNIFQQFYNMVDMIIVGQTIGKDALAAVGSTGSITFLIIGFAQGLTAGLSIITAQRFGAKDYKGVKKSFAASLVISLIVTLILTVLSLVFLRPLLHIMQTPPEIFDQAEEFISVILGGMFAAMAFNLLSNMVRALGDSRTPLFFLIFAVIINVVLDLIFITKFNMGVSGAGYATVIAQMSASLMCFIYIKRRIPLLQISKNDFKNLKDEYRVHLNAGLPMAFQASIIAIGAVILQSALNSLGTDAVAAQAAAGRIDQFATQPMMSFGVTMATFTAQNYGAKEYGRILVGVKQCLIMSIIFSIVAGIVVILFGDSFVALFVSRSETKVFELSRIYFLIVASLYWILAILFILRYTLQGLGQTKIPTIAGIMELIMRSFAAIVLTHYFQYPGAAAASPLAWAGSVVVLLYSYVRAMKDLRRLDHEQKAQLSN; from the coding sequence ATGAAAGATTTGACAAAAGGAACACCGGCCAAACTGATTTTTATGTTTACGATTCCATTATTTGTAGGGAATATTTTCCAACAGTTTTACAATATGGTAGACATGATCATTGTCGGTCAAACAATCGGCAAAGATGCTTTAGCCGCTGTAGGTTCAACAGGGAGCATTACTTTTTTAATCATTGGTTTTGCCCAAGGTTTAACCGCAGGGCTTTCCATTATTACTGCCCAACGTTTTGGTGCAAAAGATTACAAAGGAGTCAAAAAAAGTTTTGCTGCAAGTCTTGTGATTAGTTTAATCGTTACCCTTATTTTGACGGTTTTGAGTTTAGTTTTTCTACGCCCTTTACTGCATATTATGCAAACTCCACCAGAAATTTTTGATCAAGCGGAAGAATTTATCTCCGTTATTTTGGGCGGAATGTTTGCAGCCATGGCTTTTAATCTTTTGAGTAATATGGTGCGGGCGTTAGGGGACAGTCGTACGCCGTTATTCTTCTTGATTTTTGCTGTTATCATCAACGTGGTATTAGATCTAATTTTCATTACTAAATTTAATATGGGTGTATCAGGCGCTGGTTATGCAACGGTTATCGCCCAAATGTCAGCCAGTTTGATGTGTTTTATTTATATTAAACGCCGTATCCCGCTTTTACAAATTAGCAAAAATGATTTCAAAAACTTAAAAGACGAATACCGTGTTCATTTAAATGCCGGTCTACCAATGGCCTTTCAAGCTTCTATTATCGCTATTGGGGCAGTTATTTTACAGTCGGCGCTAAATAGTTTGGGAACAGATGCAGTAGCAGCTCAAGCTGCTGCCGGACGGATTGATCAATTTGCAACTCAGCCGATGATGAGCTTTGGTGTTACAATGGCCACCTTTACCGCCCAAAATTACGGGGCAAAAGAATATGGGCGCATTCTAGTAGGGGTCAAGCAATGCTTAATTATGAGTATTATTTTTAGTATTGTTGCAGGTATTGTCGTAATTTTATTTGGTGATTCTTTTGTTGCATTATTTGTTAGTCGTAGTGAGACGAAGGTTTTTGAACTTTCTCGTATTTACTTTTTAATCGTCGCTAGTCTTTATTGGATTTTGGCTATTCTTTTTATTTTACGGTATACGCTACAAGGCTTGGGGCAGACCAAAATCCCCACAATCGCAGGTATCATGGAATTGATTATGCGTTCTTTTGCTGCAATTGTTTTAACTCACTACTTCCAATATCCCGGGGCAGCAGCTGCTTCTCCACTTGCTTGGGCTGGATCAGTCGTTGTTTTATTGTACTCTTATGTTAGAGCGATGAAAGATTTACGTCGTTTAGATCATGAGCAAAAAGCGCAATTATCAAACTAA
- the nifJ gene encoding pyruvate:ferredoxin (flavodoxin) oxidoreductase, with protein MKKMKTMDGNTAAAYISYAFTEVAAIYPITPSSTMAEMVDEWSSVNDQRNIFGETVNLVELQSEAGAAGTVHGSLKTGVLTTTYTASQGLLLMIPNMFKIAGELLPTVFHVAARAVSTNALSIFGDHSDVMAARQTGFCMLAESSVQEVMDLSAVAHLASIEGSLPFMNFFDGFRTSHELQKIEVLDYDDLKEMVNWEELDKFRQRGMNPNHPTVSGTAQNPDIHFQQRETVNQYYDNILPVVQKYMGKINALRGTDYDLTNYYGDPNATEVIISMGSASPTIQQTVDYLNKQGRKVGHLNIHLYRPFPAENMLQNLPDTVERIAVLDRTKEPGSDGEPLLLDVQSVLYRHVNRPIVIGGRYGIASKDVTPDQIVTVFDHLLLPPEQLKYRFTIGIKDDVTHLSLPQSEILDLTSPSTFQAKFWGFGSDGTVGANKQAIKIIGNNTEQYAQAYFAYDSKKSGGLTISHLRFGDHEIRSTYNVESADYIACHNSAYIHQYELLKGLKDGGTFLLNTVWDEEKVKKNLPSRLKKYLAVHNINFYIINAMDISIKNGLGRRINTVCSAAFFEVTDIMQRETFLPLLKQEVQNAYGKKSMKLVENNWNAIDETFAALTKVEVPKEWADIEVPSRNPKDDMNKPAYIRNILEPINRQEGNSLSVKDLMDNDMLGGTMAMGSAAYEKRGIALEVPEWLPDACTQCNECAFICPHAAIRPFLADEEEAKEAPAGFITRKMRGADGLEYRIQVSVEDCTGCGLCVEACPAKGKALVMKPYEEMKDEAMNWAFAMTLRQKANPVKKESVKGSQFEQPLLEFSGACAGCGETPYIKLLTQLYGDRMMIANTTGCSSIWGGSSPATPYTTNASGCGPAWSNSLFEDNAEFGLGMYIANETKRKRLATAVESILQQNSVSKETTALLTDWLEHIHDGSGTQQRAAKVISALKTETDSAAVAPLLKYQDMFVKPSQWIIGGDGWAYDIGYSGIDHILATGADVNIFVMDNELYANTGGQMSKATPTSAIAKFAAGGKKTKKKDLGMMAIAYQDVYVAQISIEANAKQALKAIMEAEAYPGPSIIIGYTPCINHGIKGGMSQSIKESKAAVESGYWQLYRYDPRLREKGKDPMRIDFKKVDFTKMNEFLENQVRFSALRNIKSSTEEVDEMLEQTVQDMEERTGVYSQLADLKK; from the coding sequence ATGAAAAAAATGAAAACGATGGATGGTAATACCGCAGCTGCTTATATTTCTTATGCTTTTACTGAAGTTGCCGCAATTTATCCGATTACACCAAGTTCAACAATGGCTGAGATGGTTGATGAGTGGTCTTCTGTTAATGATCAACGCAATATTTTTGGCGAGACCGTTAATTTAGTTGAATTGCAATCTGAAGCAGGAGCAGCAGGTACTGTTCACGGTTCATTGAAAACAGGGGTATTAACAACAACATATACAGCATCACAAGGCTTACTTTTGATGATTCCCAATATGTTCAAAATTGCAGGAGAACTTTTGCCGACAGTATTTCACGTCGCTGCCAGAGCTGTTTCTACGAATGCTTTATCTATTTTTGGTGATCATAGTGACGTGATGGCTGCCAGACAAACGGGATTTTGTATGCTGGCTGAATCTAGCGTGCAAGAAGTAATGGATTTGTCGGCTGTGGCACATTTAGCTTCAATTGAAGGTAGTTTGCCTTTTATGAACTTTTTTGACGGGTTCCGCACCAGTCATGAGTTACAAAAAATTGAGGTATTGGATTATGACGATTTAAAAGAAATGGTAAATTGGGAAGAATTGGATAAATTCCGACAAAGAGGTATGAATCCTAATCATCCAACTGTTTCTGGGACTGCTCAAAATCCGGATATTCATTTCCAACAACGAGAAACTGTTAACCAGTATTATGATAATATCTTACCAGTTGTACAAAAATACATGGGTAAAATTAACGCTTTGCGGGGGACTGATTATGATTTAACGAATTATTATGGCGATCCCAACGCTACTGAAGTTATTATTTCCATGGGTTCTGCTTCGCCAACAATCCAGCAGACAGTAGATTATTTAAATAAGCAAGGCCGTAAAGTAGGGCATTTAAATATTCATTTATATCGTCCCTTCCCGGCAGAAAATATGTTGCAAAATTTACCTGATACAGTTGAACGGATTGCTGTTTTGGATCGGACCAAAGAACCGGGTTCAGATGGTGAACCTTTATTGCTAGACGTGCAAAGTGTTTTGTATCGTCATGTTAATCGTCCAATTGTAATTGGTGGTCGTTATGGGATTGCTTCAAAAGATGTGACACCAGATCAAATTGTCACGGTTTTTGATCATTTATTATTACCACCAGAGCAGTTAAAATACCGCTTTACAATTGGTATTAAAGATGATGTGACACATTTATCTTTACCACAATCAGAAATTTTGGATTTAACATCGCCTAGTACTTTCCAAGCGAAGTTTTGGGGCTTTGGCTCAGATGGTACAGTTGGAGCCAATAAACAAGCTATTAAAATTATTGGGAATAATACGGAGCAATATGCGCAAGCTTATTTTGCTTATGACTCCAAAAAATCTGGTGGGCTAACAATCTCGCATTTGCGTTTTGGTGATCATGAAATTCGTTCTACGTATAATGTGGAGTCAGCTGATTACATCGCTTGTCATAATAGCGCCTATATTCATCAATATGAGTTATTAAAAGGTTTAAAAGACGGCGGAACATTCTTACTTAACACGGTTTGGGATGAAGAAAAAGTTAAAAAGAACTTACCAAGTCGCTTGAAGAAGTATTTGGCTGTCCATAATATTAATTTTTATATTATCAATGCAATGGATATTTCCATTAAAAATGGACTTGGTCGTCGCATTAATACGGTATGTTCGGCTGCCTTCTTTGAAGTAACTGATATTATGCAACGTGAAACTTTCTTACCTTTATTAAAACAAGAAGTACAAAATGCCTATGGTAAAAAATCAATGAAACTCGTTGAAAATAACTGGAATGCCATTGACGAAACTTTTGCAGCTTTAACAAAAGTTGAGGTGCCAAAAGAGTGGGCTGATATTGAAGTGCCAAGTAGAAATCCAAAAGATGATATGAACAAACCGGCTTATATTCGCAACATCTTAGAACCGATTAACCGACAAGAAGGAAACAGCCTATCGGTTAAAGACTTGATGGATAACGATATGTTAGGTGGCACGATGGCAATGGGTTCTGCGGCTTACGAAAAGCGGGGTATCGCTTTAGAAGTACCAGAATGGTTACCAGATGCTTGTACGCAATGTAACGAATGTGCCTTCATTTGTCCCCATGCTGCGATTCGTCCTTTCTTAGCGGATGAAGAAGAAGCAAAAGAGGCACCGGCAGGTTTTATCACGCGGAAAATGCGCGGTGCAGATGGTTTAGAATATCGTATTCAAGTATCTGTCGAAGATTGTACGGGGTGTGGTCTTTGTGTTGAAGCTTGTCCAGCTAAAGGAAAAGCATTAGTCATGAAACCTTATGAAGAAATGAAAGATGAAGCAATGAACTGGGCTTTTGCGATGACTTTACGGCAAAAAGCAAATCCTGTGAAAAAAGAGTCTGTTAAAGGTTCCCAATTTGAACAACCGCTATTGGAATTTTCTGGGGCTTGTGCCGGGTGTGGCGAAACGCCATATATCAAATTATTAACGCAATTGTACGGCGATCGTATGATGATTGCCAATACTACAGGTTGTTCTTCTATTTGGGGAGGCTCTTCACCGGCTACACCATATACAACAAATGCAAGTGGTTGTGGTCCTGCTTGGTCTAATTCTTTGTTTGAAGATAATGCAGAGTTTGGTTTGGGGATGTATATCGCCAATGAAACAAAACGCAAGCGTTTGGCAACGGCAGTGGAAAGTATTTTACAGCAAAATTCTGTTTCAAAAGAAACTACAGCTTTGCTGACTGATTGGTTGGAGCATATCCACGATGGAAGTGGTACACAACAACGGGCAGCAAAAGTTATTTCAGCGTTAAAAACAGAAACGGATAGCGCTGCTGTAGCACCATTATTAAAATACCAAGATATGTTTGTTAAACCAAGCCAGTGGATTATTGGTGGTGACGGTTGGGCTTATGATATTGGTTATTCTGGAATCGATCACATTTTAGCAACTGGGGCCGATGTTAATATTTTTGTAATGGATAATGAATTATATGCCAATACAGGTGGACAAATGTCCAAAGCAACGCCAACTTCTGCGATTGCAAAATTTGCTGCTGGTGGGAAGAAAACGAAGAAAAAAGATTTGGGTATGATGGCAATTGCTTATCAAGATGTTTATGTCGCTCAAATTTCAATCGAGGCTAACGCCAAACAAGCTTTAAAAGCCATTATGGAAGCCGAAGCTTATCCGGGCCCTTCAATTATCATTGGTTATACCCCTTGTATTAACCACGGAATTAAAGGTGGCATGAGCCAGTCTATTAAAGAAAGTAAGGCTGCTGTTGAAAGTGGTTACTGGCAATTGTACCGTTATGATCCGCGCTTACGGGAAAAAGGTAAAGATCCAATGCGAATTGACTTTAAAAAAGTTGATTTTACCAAGATGAATGAATTTTTAGAAAATCAAGTTCGTTTTTCTGCTTTGCGCAACATTAAATCATCAACTGAAGAGGTGGATGAAATGTTAGAGCAAACGGTTCAAGATATGGAAGAAAGAACCGGAGTATACAGCCAATTAGCAGATTTGAAGAAATAG
- a CDS encoding L-lactate dehydrogenase, giving the protein MRINKSKVAIIGSGLVGSSTAFSLITQGVCDEVLMVDINAEKASGEVRDLRNSIRFLGRNVRVKAGTYTDCADADIVVITAGAPPKTGQTRLDTLDISAKIAKSIVEPVMASGFDGIFIVVSNPVDMLAHLVYKLSGLPKNQVIGSGTSVDSARLQNFLADLVDVDPRSVYAYALGEHGDSLMVPWSTVTVAGKTFTDIIADNTELVGDVDLDEIVYKTTQEGWEIYNRKGTTYYGIASACVGIIKAVLYDENSIVPVSTLLEGEYDETGIFAGVPAVLNRSGVFDILEIHMTAEEEAKFHHSATVIREYTEKIQKYEN; this is encoded by the coding sequence ATGCGAATAAATAAATCTAAAGTTGCAATTATTGGTAGTGGTCTGGTGGGTTCTTCAACTGCCTTTAGTCTCATTACCCAAGGTGTTTGTGATGAGGTGTTAATGGTTGATATAAATGCTGAAAAAGCGTCAGGTGAAGTACGGGATTTGCGAAATTCCATTCGTTTTTTAGGTCGGAATGTGCGGGTAAAAGCTGGCACATACACAGATTGTGCAGATGCAGATATTGTCGTTATTACTGCCGGTGCACCGCCAAAAACAGGACAAACGCGATTGGATACCTTAGATATTAGTGCCAAAATCGCTAAATCAATTGTGGAACCTGTCATGGCAAGTGGTTTTGATGGAATTTTTATTGTTGTTTCTAATCCAGTCGATATGTTAGCACATTTGGTTTATAAATTATCAGGGCTACCCAAAAACCAAGTTATTGGTTCTGGAACTTCTGTTGATTCCGCTCGGTTACAAAACTTTTTAGCAGATTTAGTTGATGTTGATCCGAGAAGTGTATATGCATACGCTCTAGGTGAGCATGGGGATTCTTTAATGGTACCTTGGTCAACGGTAACGGTAGCGGGAAAAACATTTACGGATATCATCGCTGATAATACGGAATTAGTAGGAGATGTAGACTTAGATGAGATAGTTTATAAAACTACACAAGAAGGTTGGGAGATCTATAACCGTAAAGGAACAACTTATTATGGGATTGCATCTGCCTGCGTGGGGATTATTAAAGCTGTTTTATATGACGAAAACTCAATTGTTCCGGTTTCAACTTTATTGGAAGGTGAGTACGATGAAACAGGAATTTTTGCTGGTGTTCCAGCTGTTTTAAATCGCTCGGGTGTTTTTGATATCTTAGAAATTCATATGACTGCAGAAGAAGAAGCAAAATTCCATCACTCTGCAACGGTTATTCGGGAATACACAGAAAAAATTCAAAAGTATGAAAACTAG
- a CDS encoding 3D domain-containing protein, with the protein MKLVKSLFATTAILAGVAAFGVNANAAEVEHTVTSSDTLTSISLKYYGDTDHVQAIATANKITNVDLIIDGQVLKFDTDKDVTTSSDTTAAPANQTTSQEESSAATTNTAYSGRTITMESTAYSSDPADALGGGTVTATGQNLLENPMAVAVDPSVIPLGTHLYVEGYGEAYAVDTGSAIQGNIIDVHFPTAAQCDVWGRRQVQVTILDN; encoded by the coding sequence ATGAAATTAGTAAAATCACTTTTTGCAACAACAGCAATTCTAGCCGGTGTCGCAGCCTTTGGTGTTAATGCCAATGCCGCCGAAGTTGAACATACCGTTACAAGTTCAGATACATTAACAAGTATCTCTTTGAAATACTATGGTGACACAGATCATGTTCAAGCAATTGCAACAGCAAATAAAATTACAAACGTTGATTTAATCATTGATGGACAAGTATTGAAATTTGATACAGATAAAGATGTTACAACTTCATCAGACACTACTGCTGCACCAGCTAATCAAACAACGAGCCAAGAAGAAAGTTCAGCAGCAACAACGAATACAGCCTACTCTGGTCGTACAATCACGATGGAGTCAACTGCATATAGCTCTGATCCGGCTGATGCTTTAGGTGGAGGCACAGTGACTGCGACTGGTCAAAATCTTTTGGAAAATCCGATGGCAGTTGCCGTTGATCCTAGCGTTATTCCTTTAGGTACCCATTTATATGTTGAAGGTTATGGCGAGGCCTACGCAGTTGATACGGGTTCTGCAATTCAAGGAAATATTATTGACGTTCATTTTCCGACAGCCGCACAATGTGATGTTTGGGGCCGCCGACAAGTGCAAGTAACCATTTTAGATAATTAA
- a CDS encoding P-II family nitrogen regulator — protein sequence MNKPVALNLEMIITIVDRGIGDEVINYSKLAGANGGTLLHGKGSGSHDKGKFFGIEIEPEKDVVLTLVPDTLTNEVMDAIGKGIKISEPGNGICFSIDIDKVMGITEINSYRKVVDMDQLLD from the coding sequence ATGAACAAACCAGTAGCTTTGAACCTTGAGATGATTATTACGATTGTAGACCGTGGCATTGGCGATGAGGTCATTAATTATTCAAAATTAGCCGGAGCAAATGGCGGAACTTTGCTTCATGGTAAAGGATCTGGCTCTCATGATAAAGGAAAGTTTTTCGGGATTGAAATTGAACCTGAAAAAGATGTTGTTTTGACTTTGGTGCCAGATACTTTAACAAATGAAGTAATGGATGCTATTGGTAAAGGGATTAAAATTAGCGAGCCCGGTAATGGAATTTGCTTTAGTATTGATATTGATAAGGTAATGGGAATCACAGAAATCAATTCTTATCGTAAAGTAGTCGATATGGATCAATTATTAGATTAG
- a CDS encoding DUF1538 domain-containing protein — protein sequence MIFLQQVFTGFTEMIKDVLIAIFPIVFLFVLLNFTSFKLSKKKFSQILKGFLITTVGLILFLHGVNIAYVPVGQYLGSEIAQLDYNWILIPLGFLMGFLVGFAEPAIHVMVKQVEEESGGTVRGKVLLAVVSLGIGAAVSLSMWRLLAGFSLYYFLIPGYIAVFILGRKVDKMFLAMAFDNGGVATGPMCSTFILSMAVAIAAEIEGRSPLIDGFGVVALIALTPILSTLALGYIYKKRAEQKAVKMEAEK from the coding sequence ATGATTTTTTTACAACAAGTCTTTACCGGCTTCACTGAAATGATTAAAGATGTCTTAATTGCAATTTTTCCAATTGTCTTTTTATTTGTCTTGTTAAATTTTACCAGCTTTAAGTTGAGTAAAAAGAAATTCAGTCAGATTTTAAAAGGTTTTTTGATTACGACAGTAGGGTTAATTTTATTTTTGCATGGTGTTAACATTGCTTATGTGCCAGTGGGGCAATATTTAGGAAGTGAAATTGCACAACTGGATTACAATTGGATTTTAATTCCCTTGGGATTTTTAATGGGTTTTTTGGTAGGCTTTGCTGAACCTGCAATTCACGTGATGGTCAAACAAGTGGAAGAAGAAAGTGGTGGAACGGTACGCGGCAAGGTACTATTAGCTGTCGTGTCGCTTGGAATTGGGGCAGCGGTTAGTTTGTCGATGTGGCGTTTACTGGCAGGATTTAGCCTTTATTACTTTCTTATTCCGGGCTATATTGCAGTCTTTATTTTGGGACGTAAAGTTGACAAAATGTTTTTGGCCATGGCATTTGATAATGGCGGGGTGGCGACTGGACCGATGTGTTCAACCTTTATTTTATCAATGGCCGTTGCTATTGCGGCTGAAATTGAAGGGCGTAGCCCGTTGATTGATGGTTTTGGTGTGGTGGCCTTAATTGCTTTAACACCGATTTTATCCACCTTAGCACTAGGATATATTTATAAAAAAAGAGCAGAACAAAAAGCAGTGAAAATGGAGGCTGAAAAATGA
- a CDS encoding DUF1538 domain-containing protein, translating into MRKNFQEVIVAILPMTVLIVILTFIFAPLPFEDLATFIVGAGIMMIGMTLFLFGAEYSMLRVGELVGEYMIKRRSLAIMISLGFSIGIGITIAEPSVQVLAQQVTEISEGTITKAVLIGVVSVGTGIFLAFALLRTVFRLSYYHMMLIGYVAVFIASFFTSPEFMPIAFDAGGVTTGPVTVPFILALASGLTSMIHQGKGENDSFGMVGVSSLGPILAVMVLGVIFQ; encoded by the coding sequence ATGCGAAAAAATTTTCAAGAAGTGATTGTTGCTATTTTACCGATGACAGTTTTAATTGTCATTTTGACTTTTATTTTTGCGCCGTTACCTTTTGAAGACCTGGCTACTTTTATTGTTGGGGCAGGAATTATGATGATTGGCATGACGCTGTTTTTATTTGGTGCGGAATATTCGATGTTGCGAGTTGGCGAATTAGTAGGGGAATATATGATCAAACGCCGCAGTTTAGCAATCATGATTAGTCTGGGCTTTTCAATTGGCATCGGGATAACAATTGCCGAGCCTTCTGTCCAGGTTTTGGCACAACAAGTGACAGAAATCTCAGAGGGTACGATTACTAAAGCTGTTCTGATTGGGGTAGTAAGCGTCGGTACGGGAATATTTCTGGCTTTTGCCTTGTTACGAACAGTGTTTCGTCTGTCTTATTATCACATGATGTTAATTGGCTATGTTGCAGTCTTTATCGCCTCATTTTTTACCAGCCCGGAATTTATGCCGATCGCTTTTGATGCCGGCGGCGTTACCACAGGTCCGGTTACAGTACCGTTTATTTTAGCATTGGCCAGTGGGTTGACGAGTATGATTCATCAAGGAAAAGGAGAAAACGATAGTTTTGGTATGGTAGGCGTTTCTTCTTTAGGTCCAATACTTGCGGTAATGGTTTTGGGGGTGATTTTCCAATGA
- a CDS encoding chloride channel protein produces MFEKAVVKMVKESGIFYGAVFIVALITGTVSHFLLAGLAWVGSFRDSHAYLLYFLPILGVLTAYIYQIYGKGADKGNNLIIESIQKEARVPVRMGFFTFIFTILSHLFGASVGREGSAVQIGGVVSNKLGLQLKLNKKNRKLLIHAGISAGFASIFGTPLAGAFFGMEMAYIGKIERNALLACFTAAYVGNFTALIWGTSHSHYHIEELTSITPRFILVFIVASIAFGLAGRLFAYLTHSFKKFYRQALPHFLIRAFVTGAIVVILMLLLQGEKYEGLSLWMIKDAFLGLASVKQALFKLLFTSLSLGAGFQGGEVTPLFDIGSALGSGIATSFELSPSLFAAIGMICVFGCAANAPLTTIMLGIDLFGAKMLPFYVASAFISYFISGHQGIYTSQLIVRPKSVLLKKHVGYRLSEIPKKGASNEN; encoded by the coding sequence ATGTTCGAAAAAGCAGTAGTAAAAATGGTAAAAGAAAGTGGCATTTTTTACGGTGCGGTTTTCATTGTTGCACTTATTACCGGGACCGTCTCTCATTTTTTATTAGCCGGTTTAGCTTGGGTGGGAAGTTTCCGAGATAGCCATGCCTATCTCCTATATTTTTTACCAATACTGGGTGTCCTAACTGCCTATATATACCAAATTTATGGCAAAGGCGCAGATAAGGGTAACAATTTGATTATTGAAAGTATTCAAAAAGAAGCTCGTGTACCAGTCAGAATGGGATTTTTTACTTTTATCTTTACAATTTTATCCCATTTATTTGGTGCCTCTGTTGGTCGTGAAGGCAGTGCTGTACAAATTGGCGGTGTTGTTTCAAACAAATTAGGCTTACAATTAAAATTAAATAAAAAAAACCGCAAACTATTAATTCACGCGGGTATCAGTGCCGGTTTTGCCTCGATCTTTGGTACTCCTTTAGCTGGAGCATTTTTTGGCATGGAAATGGCGTATATTGGAAAAATAGAGCGCAACGCTTTACTAGCTTGCTTTACAGCTGCATACGTCGGCAATTTTACAGCGTTAATTTGGGGTACCAGTCATAGTCATTATCATATTGAGGAATTAACAAGCATTACGCCCCGCTTTATTTTAGTATTTATTGTTGCAAGCATTGCCTTTGGTTTAGCTGGACGACTGTTTGCCTACTTAACTCACAGCTTTAAAAAATTTTATCGCCAAGCTCTGCCCCATTTTTTAATACGAGCATTTGTTACAGGTGCGATTGTAGTTATCCTAATGCTCCTTTTGCAAGGAGAAAAATATGAAGGATTGAGCCTTTGGATGATAAAGGATGCCTTTTTAGGACTTGCATCTGTAAAACAGGCCTTGTTTAAATTATTGTTTACTAGCTTAAGTTTGGGGGCAGGTTTTCAAGGTGGTGAAGTGACACCATTATTTGATATCGGGTCTGCTTTAGGATCTGGAATTGCTACCAGTTTTGAACTTTCACCTAGCTTATTTGCTGCCATTGGTATGATTTGTGTCTTCGGTTGTGCTGCTAACGCTCCTTTAACGACAATTATGTTGGGGATTGACTTATTCGGCGCAAAAATGCTGCCTTTTTATGTAGCAAGTGCTTTTATTAGTTATTTCATATCCGGTCATCAAGGGATTTATACGTCTCAACTTATTGTGCGACCAAAATCTGTTCTTTTAAAAAAGCACGTTGGCTATCGCTTATCTGAAATTCCCAAAAAAGGAGCCTCAAATGAAAACTAA